A genomic stretch from Plasmodium reichenowi strain SY57 chromosome 4, whole genome shotgun sequence includes:
- a CDS encoding hypothetical protein (conserved Plasmodium protein, unknown function), with the protein MAIPSLLSCKSNNSSTDDKIEECTNNVYELKNEYIFVYRCNICLLLFTCVYTFAEHITSENHRVKQLDALKKDKYFNCLRCKYICLSVVKMIKHIELYNHGHNILKKIKKKILYTGKASCECKMKCYFFYSQNKNLTNIERCTTLYNDNNIERYGLNVEDRYVIHDINVEHRVNNMNNEKKETKKKYNNKMYNDVDDDNDDNGDNDDNDYNDDNGNNDDNGNNDDNGDNNNGNNNNYNNNNNNNNNGNNNNYYNNNYYNNSNCKIQEFIMPLDNNNNDITLQNKYVSLNNIQNKEFIKKYSLPIIMGGSHVATKSYMNLQHDKSDDQEYNSYPYNRDKEQMDIDYSYHSVEKINNIHTNVLLKLEETTKNETHKEYMNNILYDQNKNEKRNLLIHMYENNYNFNDNIILNNNKSYIEKDFLSNDEKRINSIQYGIDHFDFNMNKRNTYPTDVASHSLIKNLIPNINNSYSSNINNKMNEAKMNHNINNLHNYMNKYTCSNFILPGETNDEKNKEEQNRSYNLNKRDYILRNLIHEENTINNTNSTNHTNHTNNTNHQFQNNKREDNSLCLYNDDIEKNSFYENRHIYFDAIFNSYFLKDILHNGKDKGDNCIDVENYEMKNEEEEIKQFIPVNLNPCFYQNEPDILLKLPHEEKKIAEEMVGYVNKNVDNVNNENNDDGNYNNNNNIILNEQPCYNNIEQEILMNMNKSFFKGLNKNTKEDIQNLHGKKCSDNMCEETNKEQDIVENIYMKNIYNNILNRNNDENNNIQDKSNNTSICDINKNESLSSLHNIKNQSENNKYNKMNENNNDYYLNKIGHDVNNFLNILFDKKNEMMNNKNSVVNSMYTSDNKLDITHNNKNNNNNNNNKNDNNNNNKNNNNNNNKNNNNNNNNNSNLFCNYDIQYAPIYDKSHLSNEKNNLSYDLNLSSLPSSNMNKNLIYYEKNSNLLNNNTNHTNIQEDINHSDVEGKKENHSCNLLPHNICYIDKKVDENNGHILSHEQSYNMISQKNVYNNLYHVNTDNEKPKKVIIKDQGDNTNIYISNEYTEANKKRILFVKEINEIKKIIQKETMNSNVNNIYFNNNNNINNNNNNNINNNVYNSPVENIINMKPLIYYGKEKILHKGKFKKYYTTPPIPDNNNSYEIRMVQKSNTDTYAANIK; encoded by the coding sequence ATGGCTATTCCATCCCTTTTAAGTTGTAAAAGCAATAACAGTTCTACTGACGACAAGATAGAGGAATGCACAAATAACGTGTACGAATTAAagaatgaatatatatttgtttatcgatgtaatatatgtttattattatttacatgTGTGTATACATTTGCAGAACATATTACTTCGGAAAACCATAGAGTTAAACAATTAGATGCTttaaaaaaggataaaTATTTCAACTGTTTGAgatgtaaatatatttgtttgAGTGTTGTTAAAATGATTAAACATattgaattatataatcatggacataatattttgaagaaaataaaaaaaaaaatcctGTACACTGGAAAGGCTAGTTGTGAATGTAAAATGaaatgttattttttttattctcaaaataaaaatttaacaAACATAGAGAGGTGTACTACgttatataatgataataatatagagCGATATGGACTAAATGTTGAAGACAGATATGTTATCCATGATATAAATGTAGAACATAGAgtgaataatatgaacaatgaaaagaaagaaacaaaaaagaaatacaataataaaatgtataatgatgttgatgatgataatgatgataatggtgataatgatgataatgattataatgatgataatggtaataatgatgataatggtaataatgatgataatggtgataataataatggtaataataataattataataataataataataataataataatggtaataataataattattataataataattattataataatagtaattGTAAAATACAAGAATTTATTATGCCActagataataataataatgatatcacattacaaaataaatatgtatccttaaataatatacaaaataaagaattcattaaaaaatattcctTACCAATAATCATGGGGGGAAGTCATGTAGCTACCAAGAGTTATATGAATTTGCAACATGATAAGAGTGATGATCAAgaatataattcatatcCCTATAATAGAGATAAAGAACAAATGGATATAGATTATTCATATCATAGtgtagaaaaaataaataatatccATACCAACGTTTTACTGAAACTTGAAGAAACAACTAAAAATGAAACACACAAAgaatatatgaacaatattctttatgatcagaataaaaatgaaaaaagaaatttattaatacatatgtatgaaaataattacaatttcaatgataatataatattaaataataataaatcatatatagaaaaagattttttatctaatgatgaaaaaagaattaacTCTATACAATATGGAATAGATCATTTTGAttttaatatgaataaaagaaatacaTATCCTACAGATGTAGCTAGCCATtcattaataaaaaatttaattcCGAATATTAACAATTCATATTCGtctaatataaataataaaatgaatgaGGCTAAAATgaatcataatataaataatctgcataattatatgaataaatatacatgCTCTAATTTTATACTACCTGGGGAAACAAAcgatgaaaaaaataaagaagaacAAAACAGATCATACAATTTAAACAAGAGGGATTATATACTTCGTAATTTAATACATGAAGAGAATactataaataatacaaatagTACAAATCATACAAATCatacaaataatacaaatCATCAATTTCAAAATAACAAACGTGAAGATAATTCTCTCTGCCtttataatgatgatattgaaaaaaattcattttaCGAAAAtagacatatatattttgatgcaatttttaattcatattttcttaaAGATATTCTACATAATGGAAAAGATAAAGGCGATAATTGTATTGATGTTGAAAATtatgaaatgaaaaatgaggaagaagaaataaaacAATTTATACCGGTAAATTTAAATCCATGTTTTTATCAGAATGAGCctgatatattattgaaaTTACCACACgaagagaaaaaaattgCTGAAGAGATGGTTGGTTATGTGAACAAAAATGTTgataatgtaaataatgaaaataatgatgatggtaattataacaataataataatataattttaaatgaacaaccatgttataataatatagaacAAGAAATACTCATGAACATGAATAAATCGTTTTTCAAAGgtttaaataaaaatacaaaagaAGACATACAAAATTTACATGGAAAAAAATGTTCTGACAATATGTGTGAAGAAACAAATAAAGAACAGGATATAgtagaaaatatttatatgaaaaatatatataataatatattaaatagGAACAATGACgagaataataatattcaagATAAATCTAATAATACAAGTATATgtgatataaataaaaatgaatcTTTGTCCTctttacataatataaaaaatcagagcgaaaataataaatacaataaaatgaatgaaaataataatgattattaCTTGAATAAAATAGGACACGACgtaaataattttttaaatatattatttgataaaaaaaatgaaatgatGAATAATAAGAACAGTGTGGTGAATAGTATGTATACGTCAGACAATAAATTGGATATAacacataataataaaaacaacaataataataataataataaaaacgacaataataataataataaaaacaacaacaataataataataaaaacaacaacaataataataataataatagtaatcTTTTTTGTAATTATGATATTCAGTATGCACCCATTTATGATAAATCGCATTTATCcaatgaaaaaaataatttatcttATGATTTAAATCTATCTTCTTTACCAAGCAGTAAcatgaataaaaatttgatatattatgaaaaaaatagtaaccttcttaataataatacaaacCATACAAATATACAAGAAGATATAAATCATAGCGATGTAGaaggaaaaaaagaaaaccATTCATGCAATTTGTTACCACATAACATTTGTTATATTGATAAAAAGGtagatgaaaataatgGACATATATTATCACATGAACAAAGTTATAATATGATTTCTcaaaaaaatgtttataaCAATTTATATCATGTGAATACAGATAATGAGAAACcaaaaaaagtaataataaaagatcAAGGTGATAATAcgaatatttatatctcTAATGAATATACAGAGGCAAATAAAAAGAGAATATTATTCgttaaagaaataaatgaaataaaaaaaataatccAAAAAGAAACTATGAACAGcaatgtaaataatatatatttcaacaataataataatattaataataataataataataatattaataataatgtttataatagtcctgttgaaaatattataaatatgaaaccattaatatattatggtaaggaaaaaatcttacataaaggaaaatttaaaaaatattatactaCTCCTCCTATTCctgataataataattcatatgAAATTAGGATGGTACAAAAAAGTAATACAGATACTTATGCAGCtaacataaaataa
- a CDS encoding hypothetical protein (conserved Plasmodium protein, unknown function), which translates to MKRKKKNSIGLCNCSFDEFQEGVEFIKETDSILDDDIFLILKRVCSFLFYCVKNNKFDCLENYDKLKKFCNKRSKREPVQYKDRKEENIDDEKYRSTSKDKDDNINETYVYSSVKKISANYNIYNRFSKDEGVTTILQDENNNMKNFMEHEKEIKKKKIFSHKDLIIIKNINRLLLNKIIDNYVGYSWLCLILLEYLNVLDSYIKYQEDITKMKKKENEKNDHTLLINEEEEKKQQEKDYYDIFCKKELTYVIKELEKLNESKEQNLNKYMSKKKKSNNNNNNNNNNSNNNNNVSLYVYEKKKKKEKQINIQKSKYTNYLFCYYDNFIHSDKHVVDKKGNEKIVYLNDYDNDSYKWIFDESKNDDKQEDTQEDNQHNKQHDKQHDKQHDEQHDKQHDKQHDKQHDEQHDKYKTFDELTVREKNWYQDRNYYNNNNYYNDQMNNYDHANEKIYMNTQEYSQGEFIEYTPLNKNKRKLSNVSEEGNKNIYKKKKVSWGKRENVLDNDVDRIYDENGNRIKRKNLKKKNKLEELESMMKKEYKKNKKNEKKKXXXXXXXXXXXXXXXXXKKKKKKKKKTNKYNNDNNEHYHYLYKALCDFLSTKYKTNKLLKYMDENRDMYSWKPPSFYWKILRNQYVVKEILKLYEERYLDPFLSCLYEDFMNKFYFDDNEKENTNNITTYTSNFNIFTLRISEEIQKFLLLKEPEEEEDILNICKNICVSENSYIYAQLILEYIYRNNNDNSMRRLSQYLCLYILYKDINIYNICNNYFSNVIENEISISYLIFKINNLHNYYSLYNIFKNIYMIRNKGCMHINNTDIINLYNSILRVLKVFNGQKLLLFDSTYMFDDMNKKERLMNRDEHVQTNNSIYYKNSVYDKLPEDNNCGDIHGDNHSNDIFSYNENSFLNYPSNFSDENRSTLEEYTRRCSINKINQHNLTKEKNISTYTDENGVKINDKQNNHNMDLENSEQNYLEGDLTSDLYECIGEKVIDKLNIDELNIDKLNIDELNIDKLNIDKLNIDKLNIDKLNIDKSHTDKSHTDKSHTDKSFINSESFNFSENKIKSGVSEFLLPSASQYGRDNYNYDKEFLRINIYAEKIPLIHMRDIIFINNLINIFVNNNNLFSNNMYKVYGKVLIFLTTYSPYEYVYNQYYSSFFEKKKKKNSFKKYSTSFFDIYDDRMMVGTKDKKKNKKKKNKNKNKNKNKNKNNNNNNNNNNNNNNRMVEDDEYVDNIYYNNTNNNHQSYEKSNESSFSNETDNEEEKKKKKTDSILNVKNSYDDNYTIKKRNPEKKIENNCLDEFNNALVINGKDNIIGLKDNIGDEEEKTNLNNMSDKNLFIQNEINEYKEKNMKEWDDNKKKNSNMICSIKNIIDRNKKEEYPNNINDLFEIKTEAKSCHEIKSSVFLNIKSKKKLKTNKINKKKKYYFYKLFHKFRMSYNNFIKYTQNEIFHIYEIIHGNYSDVQKDKMLIRKINSNLAASIIYKYIYNNIYEYINNSKINLIYPKFILLKYIVDKYPQKRYLTLHFLKELYIFIIEKEKALEEYVELRGNIVLFIVYMIRYENMFCYVVNIIKTMIYVLDKSLIRLFIMKTLTYCAPPYDLMFCQCLLNFIYSVLKKEGIYYKDEFKKIINKFLDEVANMHHMYQSSKTKELFILSNYIRDHMIQSEMETQPC; encoded by the exons atgaaaagaaagaagaaaaattcTATAGGACTCTGCAACTGTTCATTTGATGAATTTCAAG AGGGCGTGGAGTTTATTAAAGAAACAGATTCTATATTAGATGACGacatttttcttatattaaAGCGCGTTTGTTCTTTTCTGTTTTATTGTGTTAAGAATAACAAATTTGATTGTTTagaaaattatgataagctaaaaaaattttgtaaTAAAAGATCTAAAAGAGAACCTGTGCAATATAAGGACAGGAAAGAAGAGAATATAGATGATGAAAAATACCGAAGTACTAGTAAAGACaaagatgataatataaatgaaacTTATGTATATTCGAGTGTGAAGAAAATATCTgcaaattataatatttataatagaTTCTCAAAAGATGAAGGGGTTACGACCATATTACAAGATGAAAATAACAACATGAAAAATTTTATGGAACatgaaaaagaaatcaaaaaaaaaaaaatttttagTCATAAAGATctaattataattaaaaatataaatagattgctcttaaataaaataatagaTAATTATGTAGGATATTCTTGGTTATGTTTAATTTTGCTGGAATATCTTAATGTATTAGATTCCTACATAAAATATCAAGAAGACATAActaaaatgaaaaagaaagaaaatgaaaaaaacGATCATACTCTTCtaataaatgaagaagaagaaaaaaaacaacaaGAAAAGGATTATTACgatattttttgtaaaaagGAGTTGACATACgttataaaagaattagaAAAACTCAACGAATCCAAGGaacaaaatttaaataaatatatgtcaaaaaaaaaaaaaagtaataataataataataataataataataatagtaataataataataatgtgtCTCTGTATGTatatgagaaaaaaaagaaaaaggaaaaacaaataaatatacaaaaaagtaaatataCCAACTATCTATTTTGTTATTACGACAATTTTATTCATAGTGATAAACATGTAGTAgataaaaaaggaaatgaaaaaattgtatatttgaatgattatgataatgataGTTACAAGTGGATATTCGACGAATctaaaaatgatgataaacAAGAAGATACACAAGAAGATAACCAACACAATAAACAACACGATAAACAACACGATAAACAACACGATGAACAACACGATAAACAACACGATAAACAACACGATAAACAACACGATGAACAACACGATAAATACAAAACGTTTGATGAACTTACCGTCAGAGAAAAAAACTGGTATCAGGAcagaaattattataataacaacaattattacaatgatcaaatgaataattatgatCATGCAAAcgaaaaaatatatatgaatacaCAGGAATATTCCCAAGGTGAATTTATTGAATACACTCCtttaaataagaataaaagAAAACTTTCAAACGTATCTGAAGAgggaaataaaaatatttataaaaaaaaaaaagtgtCATGGGGAAAGCGAGAAAATGTACTTGATAATGATGTAGATAGGATTTATGATGAAAATGGAAATAgaataaaaagaaagaatttaaaaaaaaaaaacaaactTGAAGAATTAGAAAGTATGATGaaaaaggaatataaaaaaaataagaagaatgagaaaaaaaaaNNNNNNNNNNNNNNNNNNNNNNNNNNNNNNNNNNNNNNNNNNNNNNNNNNaaaaaaaaaaaaaaaaaaaaaaaaaaaaacaaataaatataataatgataacaatgaacattatcattatttatataaggCGCTATGTGATTTTCTATCAactaaatataaaacaaataaattattaaaatacaTGGATGAAAATAGAGATATGTATTCGTGGAAGCCACCTTCATTTTATTGgaaaatattaagaaaTCAATATGTagtaaaagaaatattGAAACTATATGAAGAACGGTATTTAGACCCGTTTTTATCATGTTTATATGAAGattttatgaataaattttattttgatgataatgaaaaagaaaatactaataatattacaacATATACTAGtaattttaatatcttTACTTTAAGAATAAGTGAAGAGATacaaaaatttttattattaaaagaacCAGAAGAAGAGGaagatattttaaatatttgtaaaaatatttgtgTAAGTGAaaattcttatatatatgcacaGCTTATAttagaatatatttataggaataataatgataatagtATGAGAAGATTGTCtcaatatttatgtttgtatatattatataaagatattaatatatataatatatgtaataattatttttcaaatgttatagaaaatgaaataagTATATCctatttaatatttaaaattaataatttgcataattattatagtttatataatatttttaaaaatatctATATGATAAGAAATAAAGGATGTATGCATATTAATAACACGGATATTATTAATCTATATAATTCTATATTGAGGGTATTAAAAGTATTCAATGGTCAAAAGTTGTTACTCTTTGATTCCACATATATGTTTGatgatatgaataaaaaagaaagattAATGAATAGGGATGAGCACGTGCAAACAAATAATagtatttattataaaaacagTGTTTATGATAAATTACCAGAAGACAATAATTGTGGTGATATCCATGGTGATAATCATTCCAATGATATATTTTCGTATAACGAGAACAGCTTCTTGAATTATCCATCTAATTTTTCTGATGAAAACAGAAGTACCTTGGAGGAGTATACAAGAAGATGttcaataaataaaataaatcaacATAATTTAActaaagaaaaaaatatatcaacTTATACTGATGAAAATGGTGtcaaaataaatgataaacaaaataatcACAATATGGATTTAGAGAATAGTGAGCAGAATTATTTAGAAGGTGATTTAACAAGTGATCTGTATGAATGTATAGGAGAAAAGGTTAtagataaattaaatatagatgaattaaatatagataaattaaatatagatgaattaaatatagataaattaaatatagataaattaaatatagataaattaaatatagataaattaaatatagataaatcACATACGGATAAATCACATACAGATAAATCACATACAGATAAATCATTCATAAATTCTGAAAGTTTCAATTTCAgtgaaaataaaataaaaagtgGTGTGAGCGAATTTTTATTACCTTCAGCATCACAATATGGAAGAGacaattataattatgataaagaatttctgagaataaatatttatgcTGAAAAGATTCCACTTATACATATGAGagatattatatttattaataatttaataaatatatttgtaaacaataataacttattttctaataatatgtataaagTCTATGGAAAAGTTCTCATATTTTTAACTACATATTCTCCATATGAATATGTATACAACCAATATTACTCTTCCTTTtttgaaaagaaaaagaagaagaattcttttaaaaaatattccaCGTCATTTTTTGATATTTATGATGATAGGATGATGGTTGGTACGAAAGACAAGAAGAagaataagaaaaaaaagaataagaataagaataaaaataaaaataaaaataaaaataataataataataataataataataataataataataatagaatGGTTGAGGATGATGAATATgttgataatatatattataacaatacaaataataacCATCAGTCATATGAAAAATCAAATGAAAGTAGTTTTTCTAACGAAACAgataatgaagaagaaaagaaaaaaaaaaaaacagaTAGCATATTAAACGTCAAAAATAgttatgatgataattatacaataaaaaaaaggaaccctgaaaaaaagatagaaaataattgtCTTGATGAATTTAATAATGCTTTAGTAATAAATGGAAAGGATAACATAATCGgtttaaaagataatataggagatgaagaagaaaagaCTAATTTAAATAACATGAGTGACAAGAATTTGTTCatacaaaatgaaataaatgaatataagGAAAAGAACATGAAAGAGTGGGAtgataataagaaaaagaatTCAAATATGATTTGTtcaattaaaaatattatagatagaaataaaaaggaagaatatcctaataatattaatgatcTTTTTGAAATTAAAACAGAAGCTAAATCTTGTcatgaaataaaaagtagtgtatttcttaatataaaaagtaaaaaaaaattaaaaactaataaaataaataaaaaaaaaaaatattatttttataaattattccATAAATTTAGAATgtcatataataattttattaaatatacacaaaatgaaattttccatatatatgaaatcATACATGGAAATTATTCAGATGTacaaaaagataaaatgttaataagaaaaataaatagtAATTTAGCAGCAtctattatttataaatatatttataataatatatatgaatatattaataactcaaaaattaatttaatatatcctaaatttattcttttaaaatatattgtcGATAAATATCCTCAAAAGAGATATTTAACCCTACACTTTttaaa ggagctatatatatttatcattgAAAAGGAAAAGGCCTTAGAGGAATATGTAGAATTAAGGGGGAATAtagttttatttattgtatatatgaTAAGATATGAAAATATGTTTTGTTATGTagtaaatattattaaaacaaTG ataTATGTTTTGGATAAATCACTCATAAGATTATTCATAATGAAAACCCTAACATATTGTGCCCCACCTTATGATTTAATGTTTTGTCAATgtcttttaaattttatttattcagttttaaaaaaag aaggtatatattacaaagacgaatttaaaaaaataataaataaatttctGGATGAAGTTGCTAATATGCATCACATGTATCAGAGTTCCAAAACTAAAGAG CTCTTCATTTTAAGTAATTATATTAGGGACCACATGATCCAATCAGAAATGGAAACACAACCAtgttaa